Proteins encoded together in one Bactrocera neohumeralis isolate Rockhampton unplaced genomic scaffold, APGP_CSIRO_Bneo_wtdbg2-racon-allhic-juicebox.fasta_v2 cluster11, whole genome shotgun sequence window:
- the LOC126765730 gene encoding 52 kDa repressor of the inhibitor of the protein kinase-like gives MAIVKPIFALSKHISLCLQQIDCDLSSCVAYANNLYAEISEMRKDSEQSFKIIFESVKTIAAELDLEIKIPRLAKRQTNRDNYEGEPEEYYLRSIYIPFLDHFLDQINERILKHRELLSKIENILPNKCVNLDVIEMQETVRVLEKQWSADVEEPDDFVAEFRMWKRNWLNQTRRSNTFLDALNCCDAKIFKTVHRFLKIRATIPISVASSERSFSSLRRLKTYLRNKTGEARLNGMALLNIHRDIDVTEEEILNVMAQNKRRLDFNL, from the exons ATGGCGATAgtaaagccaatttttgcattatcaaaACACATAAGCCTATGTTTGCAGCAAATAGACTGTGATTTGAGCAGCTGCGttgcttatgcaaataatttgtatgctgaaattagtgaaatgcgtaaggattctgaacaatcgtttaaaataatttttgaatcagttaaaacaatagccgcagaattagatttagaaatcaaaattccgcgtttggcgaaacggcaaactaatcgcgacaattatgaaggcgaaccggaagaatattacctcagatcaatttatataccgtttttagatcattttttggaccaaatcaatgaacgaattttaaaacatcgagagctgctttccaaaattgaaaacattttgccaaataaatgcgTAAATCTGGACGTTATTGAGATGCAGGAGACTGTTcgtgttttagaaaagcaatggtCCGCTGATGTAGAAGAGCCCGATGATTTCgttgctgaatttagaatgtggaaaag gaactggttaaatcaaacaagGAGATCCAACACTTTTTTAGACGCGTTGAATTGttgcgatgcaaaaattttcaaaacagtgcatcgttttttaaagattagagcaacaatccctatatctgtcgcttcaagtgaacgctcgttttcctcacttcgcaggcttaaaacatatttaagaaataaaactggagaagcacgcctgaacggaatggctctattgaatatccatagagatatagacgtgacggaggaagagattttaaatgttatggcccaaaataaaagaagattagacttcaatttgtga
- the LOC126765871 gene encoding 52 kDa repressor of the inhibitor of the protein kinase-like, which yields MPAENDGNFRALLRLAIDSGDENLKKHVQTAALIQKKIINRINKSQCFAIIADETTDVSGIEQFSICIRYVDRFENEEKLREDFLCFVPVEDTTGSGLANVLIDKLKELKLSFAHIRGQGYDGARSMSGHVKGCASVIQNLYPAALYVHCANHSLNFAIATTCKIPAIRNCIGSMKETVNLFRMSTKAGTLLKNLILESFPNSKQVRNTLGGALRISFFI from the exons ATGCCTGCTGAAAACGACGGGAACTTCAGGGCTCTTTTGCGTTTAGCAATAGATAGTGGcgacgaaaatttaaaaaaacatgttcAAACTGCAGCAC taatacaaaaaaaaattattaaccgTATTAATAAATCTCAATGCTTTGCAATAATTGCTGATGAAACCACGGATGTTAGTGGCATTGagcaattttcaatttgtatacGGTATGTTGATCGTTTTGAGAATGAGGAAAAACTGAGAGAGgactttttatgttttgttccTGTTGAGGATACAACTGGCAGCGGTCTTGCGAATGTGCTAattgataaattaaaagaacttaaacTTAGTTTTGCACACATAAGGGGTCAAG GTTATGACGGAGCGCGGTCGATGAGTGGACATGTCAAAGGTTGTGCTAGTGTCATCCAAAATTTATATCCAGCGGCTCTTTATGTGCACTGTGCTAATCACAGCTTAAATTTTGCCATCGCAACGACTTGCAAAATACCTGCTATAAGAAATTGTATTGGTTCCATGAAAGAGACCGTAAATCTTTTTCGGATGTCAACTAAAGCAGGcacactgctcaaaaatcttATTCTTGAATCCTTTCCAAACTCAAAGCAAGTGCGAAACACGTTGGGTGGAGCATTAAGaatctctttctttatttaa